A genomic region of Zea mays cultivar B73 chromosome 6, Zm-B73-REFERENCE-NAM-5.0, whole genome shotgun sequence contains the following coding sequences:
- the LOC100217206 gene encoding probable peroxygenase 4 isoform X1, translating into MRMRHVLRGASVALVTAALLSVLGPGSNDRVVEVEGSSSSSMADVYKGELTPLQRHVSFFDRNKDGVIYPSETYQGFRAIGCGVALSAAAAVFVNGGLGPKTVLENEKPAPFKFPIYVKNIHRGKHGSDSGVYDSNGRFVPEKFEEIFKKYAHTRPDALTGKELQEMMKANREPKDLKGWLGGFTEWKVLYSLCKDKDGFLHKDTVRAVYDGSLFERLEQERNSKKESSKKK; encoded by the exons ATGCGGATGCGGCATGTCCTTCGCGGCGCAAGTGTCGCTCTTGTAACCGCCGCGCTCCTTTCTGTGCTGGGACCAGGGAGCAACGACCGAGTCGTTGAGGTTGAggggtcctcctcctcctccatggCGGACGTGTACAAAGGCGAGCTCACGCCGCTGCAGAGGCACGTCTCCTTCTTCGACCGCAACAAGGACGGCGTCATCTACCCCTCCGAGACATACCAAG GGTTCCGAGCTATCGGGTGTGGCGTCGCCCTGTCTGCTGCTGCTGCCGTCTTCGTCAACGGTGGACTTGGACCCAAGACCGTACTG GAGAACGAGAAGCCTGCGCCTTTCAAGTTCCCCATCTACGTGAAGAACATCCACAGGGGCAAGCACGGCAGCGATTCGGGCGTCTACGATTCCAACGGAAG ATTTGTACCTGAAAAGTTTGAGGAGATTTTCAAGAAGTATGCCCACACGAGGCCTGATGCCCTTACAGGCAAAGAGCTACAGGAGATGATGAAAGCAAACAGAGAacccaaggacttgaaaggatg GCTGGGTGGCTTCACAGAGTGGAAGGTGCTGTACTCCCTGTGCAAAGACAAGGACGGGTTTCTCCACAAAGACACTGTCAGGGCGGTCTACGATGGCAGCCTGTTTGAAAGGTTGGAGCAAGAGAGGAACTCAAAGAAAGAGTCGAGTAAGAAGAAATGA
- the LOC100217206 gene encoding probable peroxygenase 4 isoform X3 — MADVYKGELTPLQRHVSFFDRNKDGVIYPSETYQGFRAIGCGVALSAAAAVFVNGGLGPKTVLENEKPAPFKFPIYVKNIHRGKHGSDSGVYDSNGRFVPEKFEEIFKKYAHTRPDALTGKELQEMMKANREPKDLKGWLGGFTEWKVLYSLCKDKDGFLHKDTVRAVYDGSLFERLEQERNSKKESSKKK, encoded by the exons atggCGGACGTGTACAAAGGCGAGCTCACGCCGCTGCAGAGGCACGTCTCCTTCTTCGACCGCAACAAGGACGGCGTCATCTACCCCTCCGAGACATACCAAG GGTTCCGAGCTATCGGGTGTGGCGTCGCCCTGTCTGCTGCTGCTGCCGTCTTCGTCAACGGTGGACTTGGACCCAAGACCGTACTG GAGAACGAGAAGCCTGCGCCTTTCAAGTTCCCCATCTACGTGAAGAACATCCACAGGGGCAAGCACGGCAGCGATTCGGGCGTCTACGATTCCAACGGAAG ATTTGTACCTGAAAAGTTTGAGGAGATTTTCAAGAAGTATGCCCACACGAGGCCTGATGCCCTTACAGGCAAAGAGCTACAGGAGATGATGAAAGCAAACAGAGAacccaaggacttgaaaggatg GCTGGGTGGCTTCACAGAGTGGAAGGTGCTGTACTCCCTGTGCAAAGACAAGGACGGGTTTCTCCACAAAGACACTGTCAGGGCGGTCTACGATGGCAGCCTGTTTGAAAGGTTGGAGCAAGAGAGGAACTCAAAGAAAGAGTCGAGTAAGAAGAAATGA
- the LOC100217206 gene encoding Probable peroxygenase 4 (The RefSeq protein has 1 substitution compared to this genomic sequence) has translation MAGKAAADTESNDRVVEVEGSSSSSMADVYKGELTPLQRHVSFFDRNKDGVIYPSETYQGFRAIGCGVALSAAAAVFVNGGLGPKTVLENEKPAPFKFPIYVKNIHRGKHGSDSGVYDSNGRFVPEKFEEIFKKYAHTRPDALTGKELQEMMKANREPKDLKGWLGGFTEWKVLYSLCKDKDGFLHKDTVRAVYDGSLFERLEQERNSKKESSKKK, from the exons ATGGCTGGCAAAGCTGCTGCAGACACTG GGAGCAACGACCGAGTCGTTGAGGTTGAggggtcctcctcctcctccatggCGGACGTGTACAAAGGCGAGCTCACGCCGCTGCAGAGGCACGTCTCCTTCTTCGACCGCAACAAGGACGGCGTCATCTACCCCTCCGAGACATACCAAG GGTTCCGAGCTATCGGGTGTGGCGTCGCCCTGTCTGCTGCTGCTGCCGTCTTCGTCAACGGTGGACTTGGACCCAAGACCGTACTG GAGAACGAGAAGCCTGCGCCTTTCAAGTTCCCCATCTACGTGAAGAACATCCACAGGGGCAAGCACGGCAGCGATTCGGGCGTCTACGATTCCAACGGAAG ATTTGTACCTGAAAAGTTTGAGGAGATTTTCAAGAAGTATGCCCACACGAGGCCTGATGCCCTTACAGGCAAAGAGCTACAGGAGATGATGAAAGCAAACAGAGAacccaaggacttgaaaggatg GCTGGGTGGCTTCACAGAGTGGAAGGTGCTGTACTCCCTGTGCAAAGACAAGGACGGGTTTCTCCACAAAGACACTGTCAGGGCGGTCTACGATGGCAGCCTGTTTGAAAGGTTGGAGCAAGAGAGGAACTCAAAGAAAGAGTCGAGTAAGAAGAAATGA
- the LOC100217206 gene encoding probable peroxygenase 4 isoform X2, translating to MAGKAAADTGSNDRVVEVEGSSSSSMADVYKGELTPLQRHVSFFDRNKDGVIYPSETYQGFRAIGCGVALSAAAAVFVNGGLGPKTVLENEKPAPFKFPIYVKNIHRGKHGSDSGVYDSNGRFVPEKFEEIFKKYAHTRPDALTGKELQEMMKANREPKDLKGWLGGFTEWKVLYSLCKDKDGFLHKDTVRAVYDGSLFERLEQERNSKKESSKKK from the exons ATGGCTGGCAAAGCTGCTGCAGACACTG GGAGCAACGACCGAGTCGTTGAGGTTGAggggtcctcctcctcctccatggCGGACGTGTACAAAGGCGAGCTCACGCCGCTGCAGAGGCACGTCTCCTTCTTCGACCGCAACAAGGACGGCGTCATCTACCCCTCCGAGACATACCAAG GGTTCCGAGCTATCGGGTGTGGCGTCGCCCTGTCTGCTGCTGCTGCCGTCTTCGTCAACGGTGGACTTGGACCCAAGACCGTACTG GAGAACGAGAAGCCTGCGCCTTTCAAGTTCCCCATCTACGTGAAGAACATCCACAGGGGCAAGCACGGCAGCGATTCGGGCGTCTACGATTCCAACGGAAG ATTTGTACCTGAAAAGTTTGAGGAGATTTTCAAGAAGTATGCCCACACGAGGCCTGATGCCCTTACAGGCAAAGAGCTACAGGAGATGATGAAAGCAAACAGAGAacccaaggacttgaaaggatg GCTGGGTGGCTTCACAGAGTGGAAGGTGCTGTACTCCCTGTGCAAAGACAAGGACGGGTTTCTCCACAAAGACACTGTCAGGGCGGTCTACGATGGCAGCCTGTTTGAAAGGTTGGAGCAAGAGAGGAACTCAAAGAAAGAGTCGAGTAAGAAGAAATGA